In Erythrobacter sp. F6033, a single genomic region encodes these proteins:
- a CDS encoding DUF1353 domain-containing protein, with protein sequence MNRRSFITYSVGAFAFGLPSLSRAQNNTFLGYAELRSLPGQYMQLLSRFSFRDPQGLLWSVPKGYKSDGASIPRAVWALAGGPWAGSYKDAAIIHDYYCDTMSRSWEATHKVFHHGMLARGVDPVEAKIKYEIVDLLGPRWDSTHRWTGKYGKKRLRGATGISFSFDPSKRIARSIASSRQEAWELEVARDVEARIRSEGAANFSSESYAPPTIFDYDVALTEAQQSVDQYATINDRGQVLMPTEQMLQFQTNLSNPALNEIGTLRTPNM encoded by the coding sequence ATGAACCGGCGTAGTTTCATTACTTATAGCGTTGGAGCTTTTGCTTTCGGCCTTCCGTCGCTGTCCAGAGCACAAAACAACACGTTTCTCGGATACGCCGAACTACGCTCGCTGCCAGGCCAGTACATGCAATTGCTAAGCAGGTTCAGCTTTCGCGATCCGCAGGGCCTGCTTTGGTCTGTTCCTAAGGGCTACAAGTCCGACGGCGCATCGATTCCCCGGGCCGTTTGGGCTCTTGCCGGCGGACCATGGGCAGGCAGCTACAAAGACGCGGCGATTATTCACGATTACTACTGCGATACGATGAGCAGATCGTGGGAAGCGACGCACAAAGTGTTCCACCACGGTATGCTTGCTCGCGGAGTGGATCCTGTCGAAGCCAAAATCAAATATGAGATTGTCGACCTTCTTGGCCCACGCTGGGACTCAACGCATCGCTGGACCGGCAAGTACGGAAAGAAACGCTTAAGAGGCGCGACAGGTATCAGTTTCTCTTTCGATCCAAGCAAACGGATCGCTCGGTCTATCGCAAGCAGCAGACAGGAAGCTTGGGAACTTGAAGTGGCGAGAGATGTAGAAGCCAGAATAAGATCAGAGGGGGCAGCCAACTTCAGTTCCGAAAGCTATGCTCCTCCAACCATCTTCGACTATGATGTCGCGTTGACCGAGGCACAGCAATCGGTCGATCAGTACGCGACCATCAATGATCGAGGGCAAGTGTTAATGCCGACAGAGCAGATGTTGCAATTCCAGACAAATCTGTCGAACCCTGCTCTCAACGAAATCGGCACGCTGCGAACACCAAACATGTAG
- a CDS encoding DUF3592 domain-containing protein translates to MKTISITGMFFAGIGAIFAAIGGWMLWGELALSDVSFSAQGTIIELADYRDSEGTTMYRPVAEFYDTSGRRYEFSSKTSSSSPGFSVGEQVDIIYDPLRPQDARIDTFGQRFLLPTIFTAIGSLFVLIGGGMVVYPMLRARAIRGLVQAGLQVRGTITDVSQDRRFAVNDRHPWRIIAEAEHPRTGIMTEFKSDALWERPIGAKKGDQVPVYLSAKNSKKSYVDVDNVTVSASQDEDRPWRFGETRRSFGKAARRDET, encoded by the coding sequence ATGAAAACGATATCGATAACGGGGATGTTCTTCGCCGGCATTGGCGCGATCTTCGCTGCGATCGGCGGCTGGATGCTATGGGGCGAGCTTGCCCTTTCCGATGTGAGCTTTTCCGCCCAAGGCACAATTATCGAGCTTGCCGATTACCGCGACAGCGAAGGTACAACCATGTACCGCCCCGTTGCCGAATTCTATGATACGAGCGGCAGACGATACGAATTTTCCAGCAAGACAAGCAGCAGTTCTCCCGGCTTTTCAGTCGGAGAGCAGGTCGACATCATCTATGATCCACTCAGGCCGCAAGACGCGCGAATTGACACTTTCGGGCAACGCTTCTTGCTGCCAACCATTTTCACGGCGATAGGCAGCCTGTTCGTCCTGATCGGCGGCGGTATGGTCGTTTACCCCATGCTGCGTGCTCGCGCGATCAGAGGACTGGTCCAAGCAGGCCTACAGGTCAGAGGGACGATCACCGATGTCAGCCAGGACCGCCGATTTGCCGTTAATGACCGGCATCCGTGGCGCATCATCGCCGAAGCCGAACATCCTCGCACTGGCATAATGACCGAATTCAAGAGCGACGCTCTTTGGGAGCGCCCGATCGGCGCGAAAAAAGGCGATCAGGTCCCGGTCTATCTCTCCGCAAAGAACAGCAAAAAGAGCTATGTCGATGTCGACAATGTGACAGTTTCAGCCTCGCAAGACGAAGACCGGCCTTGGCGATTTGGCGAGACGCGCCGCTCATTTGGCAAAGCCGCGCGCCGCGATGAAACCTAA
- a CDS encoding DUF917 domain-containing protein, with protein MASRRQFLGGLAVAAGTLAACREIPAGGGGASNENAVSMDATSLEDALVGSSYLGTGGGGSLSAARELIAKDLAAGLTFSMIPVSALSDTDRVACPYGLASLAETSEEMQAKLDAVENPVEVPVQAAFEALEKHIGQKFAGVIMGEIGPLSLAEGLSTAARLGVPALDADTVGRAVPEINQHSVKVAGVPLTPIGAATPFGDTMIVETLGDPTRAEDILRSIAVVSRECGVTDSPITGTQAKQTGTLVTDSLSLAQSIGKAVREAKAAGTDPIEAARVAGDGYLLFTGTVSDFEWKDEDGFLVGTVDVSGTGAFAGQTFQTNVKNEHLVARRDGAVIATCPDLVSLIDLETADGVINPGFERGQAVAALGFRCDPLWRSEAGLAVFNPRYFGYDIDYMPIEERLA; from the coding sequence ATGGCATCACGGCGGCAATTTCTGGGCGGTTTGGCAGTGGCCGCCGGAACTCTCGCCGCTTGCAGAGAAATCCCTGCAGGCGGTGGAGGAGCGAGTAACGAGAATGCTGTGTCGATGGACGCGACCAGCCTTGAGGACGCACTTGTCGGAAGCTCATACCTCGGCACCGGAGGCGGCGGCAGCTTGAGCGCAGCGCGTGAGTTGATCGCCAAAGACCTCGCGGCAGGCCTGACATTCTCGATGATACCGGTCAGCGCGCTTTCCGATACAGACCGCGTCGCTTGCCCCTATGGTCTCGCCAGCCTCGCCGAAACGAGCGAGGAAATGCAGGCAAAGCTCGACGCGGTTGAGAACCCTGTCGAAGTTCCAGTGCAAGCCGCTTTCGAAGCGCTTGAGAAACATATCGGACAGAAATTCGCAGGCGTAATCATGGGCGAAATCGGCCCTCTCAGCCTCGCTGAAGGATTGTCGACCGCCGCCCGTTTGGGCGTTCCGGCGCTTGATGCTGACACGGTTGGCCGCGCTGTGCCTGAAATCAATCAGCATTCGGTGAAGGTTGCGGGCGTTCCGCTTACGCCGATTGGCGCGGCCACACCCTTTGGCGATACGATGATCGTCGAGACCCTTGGCGATCCCACACGCGCCGAAGACATTCTACGCAGTATCGCAGTGGTCAGCCGGGAATGCGGCGTCACGGACAGCCCGATTACGGGAACTCAGGCCAAACAGACCGGAACGCTGGTCACAGACAGCCTCTCGCTTGCCCAAAGCATTGGCAAAGCAGTGCGCGAAGCGAAAGCGGCGGGCACGGACCCGATCGAGGCTGCAAGGGTCGCAGGCGATGGCTATCTGCTATTCACTGGCACCGTTTCGGACTTCGAGTGGAAAGACGAAGACGGCTTCCTTGTCGGAACCGTCGATGTAAGCGGCACTGGTGCATTTGCCGGTCAAACCTTCCAAACCAATGTTAAGAATGAACACCTTGTCGCTCGCCGCGATGGCGCGGTGATTGCGACCTGTCCCGATCTGGTTTCCTTGATCGATCTCGAGACCGCAGATGGCGTTATCAATCCAGGTTTCGAACGCGGGCAGGCAGTTGCAGCGTTGGGCTTTCGCTGCGATCCGCTGTGGCGCAGCGAAGCGGGCCTCGCAGTCTTCAATCCGCGCTATTTCGGATATGATATTGACTACATGCCGATTGAAGAACGGCTGGCTTAA
- a CDS encoding mechanosensitive ion channel family protein has protein sequence MQALSETFYSQPLWAQSLIGLVLLAAAALTLNYVLKHVILRLAAPYLDEKTTTIDKAAAWLATAAPLLVISRGIYLVPHLQEEVYTVVRSVAQALIVISVAMAIVKALTYANELYERMPRSKNKPIKGFVQVVKILVLCGAAIILISVLIDESPLLLLSGLGAITAVLLLVFKDTILSLVASVQLTTQDMLRVGDWITMPSMSADGDVIDISLHTVKVQNFDKTIVTIPTHRLVSDSYQNWRGMSESGGRRIKRSLAIDQNSIRFLSDDEVLDLKKFRILKPYLAGKRDEITEWNEAELSGEEAVPVNARRLTNIGTLRAYMAAYIRWHPQISDNFLIMVRQLPPGPQGVPLEIYCFTDTTAWEVYEGIQADIFDHLLAILSEFDLRIFQEPTGGDFAALTKAG, from the coding sequence ATGCAAGCTCTTTCCGAAACCTTTTATTCGCAGCCCCTCTGGGCCCAATCTCTTATCGGATTGGTATTGCTGGCCGCGGCAGCGCTGACTCTCAATTATGTGCTCAAGCATGTGATTTTGCGCCTCGCGGCGCCGTATCTGGATGAAAAGACGACCACAATCGACAAGGCCGCAGCCTGGCTCGCAACGGCGGCACCGCTGCTTGTTATTTCGCGCGGGATCTATCTCGTCCCGCATTTGCAGGAAGAGGTCTACACGGTTGTACGCAGCGTCGCGCAAGCTTTGATTGTCATCTCGGTCGCCATGGCGATCGTAAAAGCGCTGACCTATGCGAACGAGCTTTACGAGCGGATGCCGCGTTCGAAGAACAAGCCGATCAAAGGCTTTGTACAGGTTGTAAAAATCCTCGTCCTGTGCGGCGCGGCGATCATTCTGATCTCGGTCCTAATCGACGAGTCGCCGCTGCTGCTGCTGTCGGGGCTAGGCGCGATCACTGCGGTGTTGCTGCTGGTGTTCAAAGACACGATCCTGAGCCTCGTCGCGAGTGTGCAACTGACCACGCAGGACATGCTGCGCGTTGGCGACTGGATCACGATGCCCAGCATGAGCGCGGATGGTGATGTGATCGATATCTCTCTGCATACCGTGAAAGTGCAGAATTTCGACAAGACGATCGTCACTATTCCTACGCACCGGTTGGTTTCGGATTCCTATCAGAACTGGCGCGGGATGAGCGAAAGCGGCGGGCGGCGGATCAAACGTTCGCTGGCCATCGATCAGAATTCGATCCGGTTCTTGAGCGACGATGAAGTTCTCGATCTGAAAAAATTCCGCATTCTCAAACCCTATCTCGCTGGCAAGCGTGATGAGATTACGGAGTGGAACGAAGCCGAATTGTCGGGAGAAGAAGCGGTTCCGGTCAATGCTCGCCGCCTAACCAATATCGGGACGTTGCGCGCCTATATGGCGGCTTACATCCGCTGGCACCCGCAGATCAGCGACAACTTCCTGATCATGGTGCGCCAGCTCCCGCCGGGCCCGCAGGGTGTCCCGTTGGAGATTTACTGCTTTACCGACACCACCGCATGGGAGGTCTATGAAGGTATTCAGGCGGACATTTTTGATCACCTTCTGGCGATCCTTTCCGAATTTGACCTGCGGATATTCCAAGAGCCGACAGGCGGCGA
- a CDS encoding tRNA (guanine(46)-N(7))-methyltransferase TrmB, with the protein MSAFKEGDPTTLNRMYGRSIGKPLRGRQQGLVDDLLPKIAVPAEGPVTAKDLFGEDCPLHFEIGFGSGEHLAYRADLLPNHGFIGAEPFLNGVAAALGHVDDEKLANIRLHHGDAIDVLQRLPDGALTMCYLLHPDPWPKNKHAKRRMVNDGPISLIAQKMKPGGEFRFGTDHDIYLRHALMVMQRHTDKFEWVVEGPSNWQNRPSGWCETRYEYKARNTFGHEVWYFRFRRI; encoded by the coding sequence ATGTCAGCATTTAAAGAAGGCGATCCAACCACCCTTAACCGAATGTACGGCCGCAGCATCGGGAAACCTTTGCGCGGGCGGCAGCAGGGTTTGGTCGATGATCTGCTCCCCAAAATTGCGGTTCCAGCCGAAGGTCCGGTCACAGCTAAAGACTTGTTTGGCGAGGATTGCCCGCTTCATTTCGAAATCGGCTTTGGCAGCGGAGAACACCTTGCCTACCGCGCAGATCTTCTGCCCAATCACGGCTTTATTGGTGCGGAGCCGTTTCTAAACGGCGTTGCTGCGGCGCTGGGGCATGTCGATGATGAAAAGCTCGCCAACATCCGCCTGCACCACGGCGATGCGATCGATGTGCTGCAACGCCTGCCCGATGGCGCGCTCACCATGTGTTATCTGCTGCATCCCGACCCATGGCCAAAGAACAAACACGCCAAACGGCGCATGGTGAATGACGGTCCGATCTCACTCATCGCGCAAAAGATGAAACCCGGCGGCGAATTCCGCTTTGGCACCGATCACGACATCTATTTGCGCCACGCGTTGATGGTGATGCAGCGCCATACGGATAAGTTCGAATGGGTCGTAGAAGGCCCATCCAACTGGCAAAACCGCCCGAGCGGCTGGTGCGAAACACGTTACGAATACAAAGCCCGCAACACGTTCGGTCACGAAGTCTGGTATTTCCGCTTTCGGCGGATTTGA
- a CDS encoding NADP-dependent malic enzyme, producing MADDRKSGFTTREALFYHETIRPGKLEVVATKPMTSQRDLSLAYSPGVAAPVEAIAADPSLAARYTAKANLVAVISNGSAILGLGNLGALASKPVMEGKAVLFKRFADVDSIDIELATEDPEAFINAVALMEPTFGGINLEDIKAPECFIIEAALRERMNIPVMHDDQHGTAIITAAGLLNACHLTDRDVKNVKVVVNGAGAAAIACTALIKAMGVPHENVIMCDRSGPITPGRDNVDQWKSAHAVATEATTLEEALDGADIFLGLSAAGALKPDWVKKMADKPIIFAMANPVPEIMPDEAKAVRPDAIIATGRSDFPNQVNNVLGFPFIFRGALDVQATTINEEMKVAAASAIAELARERVPEEVASAYGKNQKFGTDYIIPAPFDPRLIEVVSSAVAKAAMDSGVAKADIADFDEYRTKLRSRLNPTTSVLTGVYNEAKSNPKRMVFAEAEEEVVLRAAIQYRDFGYGTPVLVGRTKAVLDKLHQLSVSDPSSFEIQNSADSEHVPAMVDYLYNRLQRKGFTERDVRRLVNQERNVFAALLVALGHGDGMISGLTRTFAQTVREVNMVLDKKPGALPFGIHMMLGKNHTTFLADTTMNERPNAEELAHIAKETAAVARRMGHEPRVAFLSYSTFGNPSGQWLGNIREAVSILDREDPGFEYEGEMAPDAALNPKVMKLYPFSRLSAPANVLIMPGLQSANLSAKMLRELGSNATIGPMLLGMEKPVQIVPMTALAPDVLTLAVLAGAGVVG from the coding sequence ATGGCTGATGATCGCAAGAGCGGTTTTACCACGCGCGAGGCACTGTTTTACCACGAGACGATTCGTCCGGGTAAGCTGGAGGTGGTCGCCACCAAGCCGATGACGTCGCAGCGCGATCTTAGCCTTGCCTATTCGCCCGGTGTTGCAGCGCCCGTTGAAGCTATTGCTGCCGATCCATCACTCGCTGCGCGCTACACCGCGAAAGCGAACCTTGTCGCGGTTATCTCGAACGGGTCTGCCATCCTTGGCCTTGGCAATCTTGGCGCGCTGGCGTCCAAGCCTGTGATGGAAGGGAAAGCTGTTCTCTTCAAACGCTTTGCCGATGTTGATTCGATCGACATCGAACTTGCGACCGAAGACCCCGAAGCTTTCATCAACGCGGTTGCGCTGATGGAGCCGACTTTTGGGGGCATCAATCTCGAAGATATCAAAGCGCCCGAATGCTTCATCATCGAAGCCGCGCTGCGCGAGAGGATGAATATCCCAGTCATGCATGATGATCAGCACGGGACGGCGATCATCACCGCGGCAGGCTTGCTGAATGCGTGTCACCTGACTGACCGCGATGTGAAGAACGTAAAGGTCGTCGTGAACGGCGCGGGTGCGGCGGCAATTGCTTGCACCGCTTTGATCAAGGCGATGGGTGTGCCTCACGAAAACGTGATCATGTGCGACCGTTCTGGTCCGATCACTCCGGGCCGCGACAATGTTGACCAGTGGAAGAGCGCGCATGCAGTTGCGACCGAAGCGACAACACTGGAAGAGGCTCTCGACGGAGCGGACATCTTCCTCGGCCTGTCAGCGGCGGGTGCGCTTAAACCCGATTGGGTGAAGAAGATGGCCGATAAGCCGATTATCTTCGCGATGGCCAACCCCGTCCCGGAAATCATGCCGGACGAAGCCAAAGCTGTCCGTCCTGATGCGATTATCGCCACGGGGCGCAGCGATTTCCCGAACCAAGTCAACAATGTGCTGGGCTTCCCGTTCATCTTCCGCGGCGCGCTTGATGTGCAGGCGACAACGATCAACGAAGAAATGAAGGTTGCCGCCGCCTCCGCGATTGCCGAACTGGCCCGTGAGCGCGTGCCCGAAGAAGTTGCCAGCGCTTACGGCAAAAACCAGAAATTCGGCACCGACTACATCATTCCCGCGCCGTTCGATCCGCGCCTGATCGAAGTCGTTTCCTCCGCCGTTGCCAAAGCGGCAATGGATTCCGGTGTAGCCAAAGCGGACATCGCGGATTTTGACGAATACCGCACCAAACTGCGCTCACGCCTCAACCCGACCACATCGGTTCTTACCGGCGTGTACAACGAAGCGAAATCCAATCCCAAGCGGATGGTTTTTGCAGAGGCCGAGGAAGAAGTCGTGCTGCGCGCCGCAATTCAATACCGCGATTTCGGCTATGGTACGCCGGTTCTTGTGGGCCGGACCAAGGCTGTGCTCGACAAGCTGCATCAGCTTTCGGTCTCCGACCCGAGCAGCTTTGAAATCCAGAACTCCGCCGATAGCGAGCATGTCCCCGCAATGGTGGACTATCTCTATAACCGGCTTCAGCGCAAAGGCTTTACAGAGCGCGATGTCCGCCGTCTCGTCAATCAGGAGCGTAACGTGTTTGCTGCGCTGCTCGTGGCGCTTGGGCACGGCGATGGCATGATTTCCGGCCTTACGCGGACTTTTGCGCAGACCGTGCGCGAAGTGAATATGGTGCTCGATAAGAAACCGGGCGCGTTGCCGTTTGGCATTCATATGATGCTGGGCAAGAACCACACGACGTTCCTGGCTGATACGACCATGAATGAGCGGCCAAACGCGGAAGAGCTAGCGCACATCGCGAAAGAGACCGCCGCCGTTGCCCGCCGCATGGGCCATGAACCGCGCGTTGCGTTTCTATCCTATTCGACCTTCGGCAATCCATCGGGTCAGTGGCTCGGCAATATCCGTGAAGCGGTTTCTATTCTAGACCGCGAAGATCCCGGTTTTGAGTATGAAGGCGAAATGGCGCCCGACGCTGCGCTCAATCCGAAGGTCATGAAGCTGTATCCGTTCAGCCGCCTTTCAGCGCCTGCCAACGTGCTCATCATGCCGGGGCTGCAATCAGCGAACCTTTCGGCAAAGATGCTGCGCGAATTGGGCAGCAACGCGACAATCGGTCCGATGCTGCTGGGCATGGAGAAACCGGTCCAGATCGTACCGATGACTGCTCTTGCGCCGGATGTTCTTACTCTTGCTGTGCTCGCTGGTGCAGGAGTGGTCGGCTAG